The segment GGACTCCTTGGGCTTGCAGTTGGAGAAGCACTGCCCGAAGCAGAGGAAGATGGTGAAGTCGGGGGAGCGCTCCCTGCGGTTGTCGCGGAAGTCCCTGAGGTCTGCAAAGCAAAGGCCGGGCTTGGCTTCGGGGCGAGCCCGAGAGACGGCAGCGGGCACCGTGGGGACAAAAGGGACGGGAGGGGTTGGGTGGTGCccagcctggggctgcccccttcccaccacctccacccttccttccctaCCTGTGCAAAACCTGTGGAAGTCGAAGATGGAGGTCTCCTGGTCCCGGCACAGGAGGTTGGGTGGGGGTCTCCCGTTGTCGAGCTGCTGCGACAGAGCCCAGAAGACCTTGCACTTCTTCAGGCGGGTGGCGAAGAGCTTGCCGGCGCGCTGCTCCAGCCGCAGCCCCacgcccagcagcagctcctcggtGTACTGCCGCTGCTTGCTATCGGCCAGGCCCTCGGGGCTGGGGAAGAAGACGTGCTGCCCCGGCTGCAGGACCACCACCGGGTCCAGGGACTGGTAGGTCAGCAGGCACTGCCTGTCATTCACCACCTCCTGGTGGACCGTCTTCCCCCGGTAGTAGATGGTGACATCCAGGTGTGGGGGGATCCCTGCGACAAGCAGCggtcagcagcagcccccaaaAACATCGACCCgctccctcctccagcccctcacCTGTGTCATCCAcgggcggcgcggggctggCGTTGGGGTGGAAGAGCAGCTCCTCGCCCGGGGACAGTGCAGGGACAGCAGGCTCTGCCTCGGCAGGGTGCGTGTGGCACGGCAGCGGCACGGCTCCTGTGACAGCACGGGGACAGCGTCAGCCTCACAATTTGGGGACATCCTCCCCCATTCACTTCTCGCCCCATTATGTTGGTTTCCCGTGTCcggagccctgcagcacccacctgGGATGGtttgctcccccagcagcaTGTGCTCCGAGGGGCCGTAGGCACCCAGCGGGGGCTGCTCCGCCGCGGGCCCCCACTCCTGAAACGCCGTCGGGGGGAGGCAGCCGCCTTGGCCAGGGCCGGGCTGGAGCAGAGCATCCTCATTGTGCAGGACATCCCCTGAGGAGACAGCACAGGTGGGGACAGGGTCACCCCCACCCCTCTGCGCCTCCCCCTGGCCCCAAGCAGGTCCCAGTCTCACCTGCGGGCGGCCAGGGGGACGGTGTGGGGTCAGTGTTGGAGATgttgcagtgctgcagcacccACTGCAGCGTGTCCAGGTCCTCCAGCGTCATTGACTGCGTGGTGGGAGCAGTGGTGCTGCCTGGGGGGGCACGGTGGGGGGAGCTTTACCAGCCATCAGCAACCCCAAATTACATCCTTTGCtagccagcaggaccctgcGGTGGCTTGGCCCTGGGGCAAACCCACCCAGGTGCCCCCCCCACGAGCTGGGGGACCGGTGCCTACCTCGGGGGACGATTTGTGGGGCCACATCGTGGTGGTTGAGCTCCAGCTGCAAAGGGAAGCAGGAAGGGGCTTTACTGACAGGGCCTGGGGCACGGGGTGGGTGCTGGGCTCCAGTTCTGGAGCACCCCAAGGATTTGGGGGACGGCGGATGCAGGCCCtggctccctgccctcctgccatGCTGACCCCGGtacctgtggctgctgctgtggctgctgctgcggtGGGGCGTCCGCCACGGGGACCCCAAACCCTGTGTCCTGGCCatgctggggggcagctggaAGGAGAACGGGGTGAGGGGGGCGCCCCGAGCTCGgcctccccttccccaattGCTCCTTGCGGGCCTGGGCTCACCTGAGGTGACGGCGAAGACCTTGTGAGGGTCGTCGCTGTTCTTGGAGTTGTCCTCCAGCGTCACGAACATGTGGGTGCTCCTCAGGGCGCAGCGAAAGTTGGTCTTCCACTTGGCAGGGTCCTCGGGGCTCCCCTCATACCTCCCGCTGGCCTGCGCCCAGgcctggggggcacgggggtgAGCGCGGGGAccccggccccgggggcacCCGGTGTGGGGGACGCTGGTGCCCCCTCCCCAAGTCTGCCCATCTCACCCACCGTGGAGACCTCACGGTCACTGCTGGCCTACACCTGTGCCCCCGCCTCGTGGTCAGCCCGTCCCCCCACACTGAGGAACTTGAGGTCGCTGCTGGTGGCCTCCATCTCGCCTCCCTTGCAGGCTTTGtggtctctgctccctgcaccCCCTCCCATCCAACCTCGACGGCCCAGGCGGGGCGGccgcctctcccctccctcccacccaccttGAAGATCTCGATGTCGCTGCTGGTGACATCCTTCCTGGCGTTGTGCTTCCAGGGGACGCGGAAGACCTTCTGGGCCGGGTTGATCCAGCAGAGCCCCGGGTACAAGCCGCTGTCGATGGCCTTCAGCAGCCACGGCCCAAAGCGCAGCTTCTGGGCGTCCCTGCGGGGGCACGGGGCCGTCACcgtggggggctcggggctcgcAGCCCCCCGGCGCGGTGCTGGGCCCCCTGCCCGGTGGGCAGAGGCTGCCGCTTACCCTTCGCTCTCCGCCGCTGCCATGGTGTCCCCGCTGCCCTCGCTCCCCTCCTGGagccccctgcagcagcaggactggctggggggtcccggtgccTTTCCCCCCAACCTGTTGGTATCGGGGTTCCCTTCCGCGGGTGCCGGCTTTTATAGGATCGACAGTGGGAGCGGCTTTCCTGGAAATCACGTGGGGCTCCCGAAACTGAAACTGGCTGCTTgggtggctggggggggaggaTGGGTGGCAGGCTGGGGGGTCACGGCACCGAGCTGCAACCCCTGGGGTCCCCTTTTTACACAGggtctcccccttcccctccacatCCCCGTCCCCACTGTGCAGGGGGCTTGGCTCAGGATGGGGGTGCACGGCCCCCCGAGCACCACCACGGTGATGGCAGGGGGTGAGCAGgagcagctgccagccctgtTGTGCCCACCTGAAAGCAATTAGTGCCCTCCGAGGTAATTACTGCGCTGACCAGTGCCGTGCCGCAATATTTGTGACTCTACCcctcaaacaacaacaacaacaactcaGCAAATCCAGGCTGAAAGCTGCACTTGTAAGAGCTGCACCCCCGGGGATGGCAGGCCCGGAGGTGATGAGGGCtggcgggggggtcccgggcaggatcaggccccgctgtgctgggggggggcttggggtgcCCGGTGCTGGCCTGGCCTGGCCTTGGCGGCTCCCGGCCCCGGTTTCGGTGCTGTGGCTGTGGTTTCCAcatccagcacagctgctggctgctctcGCTCCCCAcaggctgctccagccccaaagAGCCAAGGCAAGGGAGGGCAGCACCCCAAAATGGAGTAATGGGGCCGGCCCCTGGATGCCCCAAAACGCCCGGGTCTGGCTGCGCCCGCCGCCACCGGGGCTTTCCAGGTGCACCGGCGGCTTGGCACAGCCACGCAGGGCTCAACCTTGAGGCTGGAAACTCCCGTGCCTctttttttatgtttgcttGCTCGATATTTATTGCGTGCCTTCTCCTTTCAGGCTGCCTGGGTTTGCACGCTAAGGGCGTGAGCGGGGAAATGGAGCTCCCGGGGTGAGGGCTCCCCGCACAGCCCGAGGACGGCACggctgcagcaccacagagccTCTTGCCACCTTGATGCAAATACCAGGGTTAAACGTAAAAAAATaagaggggaaaataataaatcaggCCTGATGCTGTGCATCCCCACGGGGACATTTCTGACGGggtgcctgcctgcagctgctgcggCCCCGCAAGCCCCTGGGAGGGGGACGGAGGCTGGGGGCAAATTCTGTGCTGGAAAGGGGAAGCGGCGCCCGGGCGGGCTGCAGCTGGTTTCCAGTAAGTGCCGGGGGCCCGTCAcggaaaagagaaacagagcCCCCACTGCACCTCCGGGACTGGGGAGGCCACGCGTGAGACGAGGGGAAAATAGGGAATGGCACAGCTCAGGGCAGGCGGCAGTAGGGCTGAGCACTCGCTTCTCCctgagcctggcccagctctggGGGGAGCATTTAAAACCAAGAAGCCCCTGGGGGCAGACAGGCAAAGGCCTTGCCCCAGGCCTCGAGTGCTGACACCCTGGGGCCCAAGCACCCGCTCTGGGCCCCTTTCTCCTTTACACTTCTCACTTGTGAggaattttcctcctcctttccaggaACTTCTCCCTGTTGCTTAGGAGGAAGTGCTGAGAGGCTCCCAATAATTTCTTTGCTCCCCAAtaatttcttctccttccttgcCAGGATTTCCCCCCGGTACATTGTACAAAGTTCCCCCGCTGTCCCTCTCTGTTGCCCTGCAGGAAATTTCCCCATTACTTCCCAGGGACCCCTTCCTTGTCTTCCAGGAATGTTCCCCGTGGCTTTGCAGGACATTTCCCTCCCATTGGTTTTTGGGAAGCTCCTCCCTTGCTTCCTAGGAGATTTCCTTGTTCCTTTTCAGCAAATATTCACCCTCCTTTCTGGGAAGTTCCTCCCTCGCTCCCTAGCTTCTTTTGCTCCAGGAAATCTCCCCTTCATGCTCCAAAAAAATGTCACTTTCTAAGCATTTTCCCCCTTCGCTTTCCAAGATTTTTACCAATTTTtcaaaggttttttgtttgttttgtttttgttttcagaaagacattttttatttttattttatttttttaaagaaatgtcatTGTTGCTTCCTAgcactttttcctctttgcttccCGGGAGACACCCCATATGGTTTTCTATATCCTCCAGGAATTCCCATTGTGTTTTTGAGGAAATGCCCCTGTTAGCTCCCCCATTACTTTCTAGGCACACCACCTATTGTTTTCTACGAAATTCCAGATGATTCCCAGGAAATTTGCCCCTTTGCTTGTGACGAATTCCTCCCCCTAGAGCTTTCTAGGGCATTCCTACCTCGTCTTGCAGGAAATTTCCCCGTCACCCTCCAGGATATTTCACTGCAGCTTTTAAggatttctctctcatttccccagacttttcccttttgctttgtAGGATTTTCCTCCCCCTGCTTTAGGACATTTCCTCCTCGCTTTCCAGGCGCTGCACTTCTCAGCGCATTTCCCCCCTTTCCTTGCCCAGACCAGGCACTAAGCACCAAAAAGCTCCAGATCCAGTGCCAGGGCAGGGACAAGGTGACACAGGACAAAGTATGACCGAAAGGGGCCTGTGGCCAAGGGGAACCCCGTGCTGGAGCAATGGGGTTAGGTTGCTCCAGGTGCCACCTCTGCTGTCCCCTGCCCTGGGGACACGTCACCTGCAGAGAGGGGAGCAGAGACCTGGCCAGGGCGTGCAGAGCTGTGTTGCTTTAAGCacgtttgtttgcttttctttcttaatactgaaaaaaataaacatttagaGGTTTCTATGAATAGGTGATTAACTGACTGGAATCCCCCCACTTCAACCTGTATTTGGCTTTTGGTTGGTGACAGCCTGCAGGGTCACAGCCACTGCCACCTCCCCAACCCCTcaggtgccccccagccctcacCCTCCGAAATGCAGGGTGGGGAAAGCAGGGAGGAAAAGAGCTCCGAGCCCCCCCAAACTTACACCTTCATTTGGAAAACCATAAACGTCGGCCTCTCAGCAAGTGGGATTTGGGGTAGTTTGCTGCTTTCTGGTGTGCATCCCACCTCCCTTCCTTATTTTTGCAAAGCTCAGGCTGACTTCTTTCAATTTCCCCGTgaggcagcagaggagctggaggtTTCAGGAGGAGGGAGCAGTTCCATGAAGAGGTTTTTAAAAGCATCTAAAAGAAGGGGAACTTTCCCTCGATTTCAGCCCTGCACCTGCACCGAGTTTCCCCCCCAGCTGCCAACACTCAGACAGCAcaaggggggggtccccgggtcACCAGCTTTAAGGGGCAATCCCCGTGCAGAAGGGCGAGCAGAACCCCCCTGCTTTAGATGCAGGGTTTCTCTGAGGGACCCTCTTTGTGAATCAcaaagcagcaaggaaaaaaaaaaaaagaagaaaaaagaaaacagaaaaccacaaatctttctcttttaatcCACCCAGAGGAAATCCAGAGCAAGAGCAGCATCACGGCACTACACACACCACAGACATCTATCGGACTCAGAGATCATCTCTGCACAGATTCCTTCCCAGGTACAAGGAAAAGtcataaaaaaggaaagtgatTCACAGAAGCAAAGTGACAAGTAACGAATCAGCCacagaacaacttttttttctaagagAAAGGAGACACATCTAGGAAGAAGGCCCTCAACGCACaggtttggaaaaaaagactAACCCAAGGACATTGAAACAGGGGTGGTTTTCtttcaaacattaaaaacatggatttttttgttaaattaatttaaatatacatcTGAAACACGAACACCAAGCAAGCgcctggagaaaaaaagtgaaaagaaggaatgaaaagtgGATTTGACTGGTTTAATTTAAACATCAAGGTCGGGTGGATTGCAGCAAATGGAATAAATAATGGAGATCACGCTGGGTTTGACGATCTAGCACTTAAGATAATTTAAGCTAGAATTAATAACACAGCCCAAGAGAGTACTTAGCAAGGAAGTCCTCTGACAAGTAATTTGATCTGGGCAGTATCCCTTTGACAGCGTGGGTTCTTCAGTGTGGATTTGCCCCCTGCCACCCAACAGCGATCACGACCCCAGGAGCGAGCAGGATGATGAGATTTTGTGGTCCGCAGGCCTCCATCCCGTAACCACGCAGGTGCCAACAGCTCCTCAGAGCACAACTAGACCTTGTGTTTTCACCTGGCGAGGTACAAACAAATGCACAGCCCTTACAATGTGGCTCCTAGAGCTTGGACCCTATGGAAATAGAACAGGTTCCTCCTTTCCTGCACCTGGGGCCAGGCCAGAAAATGCGCACGGCTAACCGTGCACCCGCTGCGGCCACCACTTGATGCTTGGGGCGGGGAGGCTGAAGGAATGTGAGTGGTTTCTTTTTACTTGGTTGGTTttccctccccacagcccctgcttatttaaaaaaaaaaaaaaaaaaaaaaaggaaaaaatagttgATCCCAagttcctctccctcccctgcctgcagccaagCAGTGAAGCACCTTCAGACGTCCATAGGATCCCACGGACATGttccctgcagagcagccagctCGGCTCTGCGTCTCGCTGATGTGCCTGTGACACCTAGCTGGGAGGGAAGTCCCtttgctttaaaacagaaataattacaaaaCACTAGCAACGAgcctctttcccttcctccgATCTCCAACAGATTCAACTAAGTCTAACTCAATTTTGAgcaagggagagggaaggggcgGAGGTTTCCAGGCCAAGGAACTTGCCAGCTCCAGCATCCCCTCCTGCCGCCCCTCCAGCAGCGCTGGGCCCCCTGTGCAAAGCACCTGCCCCAGCTGGGGCCCAGCACAGCCaaggaggggctgaggggacaCGGGACACTGCtgcccctccagctcctcctcagccagctgcagcccccaggaagGAAGAGGGAGCTGAGGTGGACGAGGGCTCAGGTTAttattttcccctccctcttccttccagGTGCTGGGAGGAGACTTAGGGGTCTGCAGGCCCAGTCTGTGCTTACCAGTGTCCTTAAGAatgacaattaaaaacaaacaacaaaaaaaggaaaaaaaaagaacaagatatGCATAATTAGGTATTGTCcgtggcaggagcaggagggggcAGGTTCCAGGTGAAGACAGAACAGGgactctctccctccccatgcTTGCTCGTCTGGAGACCACCTCCGCTCGGCGCTCCGGCACAAACCCTTTGTGCTGTTGCTCTGACACCAATCGACACGGACGACGGACACGGGGATGAATTGGGCTCGGCAGAGGACGGGCAGGCACACGCAGGCATGCCGGGGCTAGGCCCGGTGCTTCGGGAGCATGTCCAGGAGGAACTCGGCGATGCCGATGAAGTAGACAACTTGTGCGATGCCGAAGAGAGGGGCGATGACCAGGGCTCGGCAGTACGCCCCTTTCAGGAAGGCCGTGGGCCCTTCCTTCTGCCAGATCTTCCTGGGGAGAGACAGCACAGCTCAGTGTCCACCTCATCCCTCCACGTGGTGGGACAGCCTCTGGCTTTCCGACCACCCCTGGTACTAAACCCAAGTCCCCACACATCATCTATCTCTCCCCACGGAGCCCCGTTCACCTCCCCGGCCAGGAGCAGAGGTGCCTGCACAGCTCGAGATATAAAACCAAGAGAACCCACTGCTGCAGCCAGTGCTTGGAGCTCTCCCGAGAGGGATACAAGGCTGAATGCTGTCGGATTTTCAAACAGGGCCTTGGGAGGCACAGCCACGCCAGAGCCTCCCTTTGCAAAATTAAAAGCTTGCTGTTGTGACAGCTGCGGCTTTGACAGGAAAGGGCCCTTTGCTATATTTGCATTGCTTAAAATAGGAGCAAGTTCCCTTTTATGTACCTATATATATGGCCAGTATATATCTGGTCTCGTATATACTTATATACCTATATACACAGGTATCTGCATATACACACagatatctgtgtgtgtgtatctgttTGTTTATCTATATCTAGGTAGATAGAGGGAACCTGCAGTGGGGAAGCAGCTGGCTGGGTCTAGAAGCAGCACCAGCAGGTGCCGTACGTTCAGTGATCTGTCCCACAAGGACTCTTACTTGGTGCAGTCCAGGATTCCTGAGTACGTGTCCTCATTTACTCCCCTCTGCAGGGACTGCAGCCGTGTTTTGATCACTggggagaaagaggagagacAGCAGTGAGTGAGTGGCTGCCCTTCCACCTGCAGTCACTGGTCTCAAAGCAGGCAAGAGCCAAACCCACCAGCAACGTCTTTAAGACAGCCAAAAGGAGATCACTAGGAACAGAAACCATTTTCATACATTTATCAGCAAAATGGGGAAAAGCAAACGCATTCCTTTACAAAcggacaaaaataaaacacaactaCCCAAAAGCTGACCACCCCTTCCCCTCACTGTGACCTAGGAAGCCTTCCAAAGCTGGCCTAGCTTTAAATAATTCCAAGTCAGTATTCGTGTACAAAATGGTAGCTCATTTTCAAATGTTCAGCTCCATCTGGAAGAGCAGACCAAAGCATCAAAAATACATGGTGCTGCTCTTAGATGTCTTCCCACCATGAAGCGTGTAACGTTGAGGAGttgctttctgctgtttttcacaGCAGAGCCGCCAGGAGGTGTCATTTAAGGCAGATGTTGTGGAGCAGGAGGAAAGGGATCCTGCCCATGACCTCTGGAACGCGTGTAAGCGGCTGGCAAGCACAGGGCATCGCTGCACGTGGCAACGTGCCTTGTCAGGGGCACATCCttcaaagaaaggctgaaacaAATGGCATCCTCTTCCTGCTGTGCCTAGCCAGCACTGCAAAGCTCTGTGTAAACAGCAGCCCAGGTCATGCCCAACTGCAGGAAACACCTCCCGCTGCGggaggcagctctggcagcagggctccctTCCCACACCTCCCCCAGGCTCGCGGCGTGTGGAGGCAGGCCTGGTCACCCTCCTCCTCACCTCGGCGACCCCAGGGCCTCTGGCAGctgccctgtggctgcaggcgGCCAGCGGAGCACTCACCATCACAGGGGTTGACAGCCACGGCGGCCGTGCTGCCAGCCACGCAGCCGGAGAGGAAGGACACGTAGAAGGGGGCCTTGACGCTGGGGTCCTTCTGGCCCAGCTTGTTCAGGTTTGCAAACAGCGGGAAGTAAACGATGGAGAACGGCACGTCCCTGGTGGAGGgaaggaggatgaggatgagcaAAATCAACGTGAGAAAGTCAGTGAAACTCAGCAGGGTCAAAGCTGGCTGCGTGGGATACAGCAGGTTCCCGGGAGGCGTGCAGGGAGCCACCCCTCTGATTTCTCAACACCCGAAATGAAGACCCCAGCACACGCAGAGGTCAAAATTTTTTAGTTGAATGGCATTCACAGcctgctccccaccccaccAGGCCTTGCTCTTGTTCTGCCCTCCTTAAATCTGCGTGAGCCCAGGTAAAGGGTGTCAGAGCAGGTACTGGGCCCTGCACCCAGCCTCCTACCTTAGCAGCGTGGCCCCCAGGCCCTTGTAGAGCCCCGCGATGCCCTTGCTGCGCAGCAGCTCCCTGGTTATCTGCGTCGCCGTGGGCCGCGCTTCCACCACCGGCTCCGCTGCCCCCGCCGCAGAGGACGAGGAGAGCTGGGCCTGAGCCGCCATCAGCTTATTCTGGGCCGCTGGGGAGAAGCAGAGAGAGCTGCTCTGCAAGGTGCTCACCGTGCTTCACGCCCCTGCTCTCAGCCTCCTTCCCTCGGAAGCGATCAGCAGCTCGGCAGCTCCTCGGCTCCTTCCAGGAGCCCTTCCAAGCCGCGATGCGTTTCTGCTCTCTGGCCAGGAGGTGGAGAGCACATCAACCCGTGAGCACATCAACCCGTGAGCACATCAACCCGTGAGCACATCAACCCGTGAGCAACCAACTGGCACGCCGCGGTCCCCTGGCCACCCAGAGAACAGGCTGTTCGGGCAGAGAGAGCCTCTTCGGAGCCCTCAAACCGCGGCCTAATTCCTTCAAACATTTCCAAATGCTACACACAAAGAGGATAAGGCCTGCACTGCAAACAGTGGAAAGCAgaggaatggaaaataaagcCGTGATTATTCAGAGCCTGGCCCCCAACTTCTTCCAAACCCAGCACGCCGGGAGAATTTTATTTACCGGTTcagccacagctgctgcctttgTCAGGAGGGAAATAAAGAGCgaggggagagaaaaatcaTCTGCTAAGGACCCTTGGAAGCTGTCAGGGGGGTGCTATCACACGGggcaaaagagagagaaaagacacCAGAAGACATGGAGACAGATGAAGTGCCATAGAACAAGGGAGGATGGTAACCCCTTGGGGATGCAGAACTAATTAGTCTTAATCACACACCCAGCCACCTCCGCTGTCTCTCTCCACCCACCAGCAGCGTTTGCTGCTTCACTCCCCAAGCCCTGAGCAAGAAATACCACCTCTTGTAGCCATAAGGGCCTCCGCAAGTGGGGGAGGAAACGAGttggaaagaggaggaggaatttCCACCACGACCTGAGACATTTCTGGCCCAGgagggtgggaggaaggagaagggttTCGGAGGCCAGGCACACGCACCAATTCGTCCCGCGTCCTGCAGCTGGATTTTGAGCATCTCCATGGGAGTGGTGACGATCACCTGGCAGGTGCCTGCGCCGCAGCCCGCCAGCATCTCCCTCAGCAGCGTCAGCTTCTTCCTGCCCAAAGGAACAGAGAGGCAGTCAGAGGAGGTGGCGAGCATTCAGGAAAAGCCACAAGCCCACCCCGACCAGCCCCAGAATCCCACATGCCGAGGCTGCATGTTGTCACGCCGTGCCATCAGGGCACAACCTTCAGAAAGGGGCACGAAGGGAGACAAGCAGCTTTCCTCCTGCCGGCCTCATCCTCTGAGCACTGACAGCATCCCCACAAACCAGGGCCACCGGCCGAGGAACAGGGCCAAACAAAGCAAGTTACTGCTTTCGACTTCTCCGACAGAAGCAGGGTATGTGAAAAGTGGATCTGAGAGTGGAGGAGGCAGCTCCCTGTGGTTTGGCACCTCCTCACCTCGCTGCCTTTTCCCAGCCTGCGTCCCAAAGGCAGGAACAGCACCAAACTGCTCCTGCCTGAGGGACGAGGGATGGGGCAggcccccagcactgcagcgCTGTGCTTTTCTGTGCCGGAGAgctgggggcaccgggggcacGTTCTTGCCTTACAAAACATAACTGTCCCCCTCCCAAAGCCACGAAACACCCCAGCTGAGACTCAAAGAGGAACTCAGAAGGCAAATGCTCAGACAGGGTCATTTTTCAGAAACCGAGGAGTTCTCACCATACAAAAATCTCACCCCCGACACCACAAATCACTGacttcattaaaagaaaaaaaaaagcgcttaggatctgttccttttttaaaagaggaaaaaaaaaagcatagctaAATCACACAGACAGAGGAAACGGgctccttttttgttgttttaaagtaaGAGCTTtacttcccccagccctgctcctgcagcaaaaCCTCACCTTAAGCAATGTGAGGCAAGCCCCATGCCGTGGCAAAGGCGATCTGCCAGCATGACACCCTATCCCTTTGCAAAACCAAGCCAGGGGTTTCGTACGCATGCACACACCGCACAGCTGCAGCGCCGCGTGCCAGAAGTTTCAATTCCAGCCCTAtaggaaagggaggggaaatgCCTTTCAGTCTCTGTTGGGTAAGAGGGAAGCACAGGTTTCGAGCCTGTGACTCTTTCCTAAAATGCCCCGAGCGTGTTATTGATGACGACACACACGAGCCTGAGCCTTCAGATGAATCCCACGGGTGCAAACTGCTGGGTCTGAGCGCGACGAGCAGCGTCCGGACTGCTCCCAGGAGCTGTCAGCACTGTGTGCCGAGCAGCACACAGCATGAGGGATCTGCTCGGGGTCCCCCAGGCTGGGcacactgctctgctctgctcccaggctccttccagccctgctcaTGCC is part of the Anas platyrhynchos isolate ZD024472 breed Pekin duck chromosome 5, IASCAAS_PekinDuck_T2T, whole genome shotgun sequence genome and harbors:
- the IRF7 gene encoding interferon regulatory factor 7 isoform X4: MAAAESEGDAQKLRFGPWLLKAIDSGLYPGLCWINPAQKVFRVPWKHNARKDVTSSDIEIFKAWAQASGRYEGSPEDPAKWKTNFRCALRSTHMFVTLEDNSKNSDDPHKVFAVTSAAPQHGQDTGFGVPVADAPPQQQPQLELNHHDVAPQIVPRGDVLHNEDALLQPGPGQGGCLPPTAFQEWGPAAEQPPLGAYGPSEHMLLGEQTIPGAVPLPCHTHPAEAEPAVPALSPGEELLFHPNASPAPPVDDTGIPPHLDVTIYYRGKTVHQEVVNDRQCLLTYQSLDPVVVLQPGQHVFFPSPEGLADSKQRQYTEELLLGVGLRLEQRAGKLFATRLKKCKVFWALSQQLDNGRPPPNLLCRDQETSIFDFHRFCTDLRDFRDNRRERSPDFTIFLCFGQCFSNCKPKESKLILVKLVPKFCEHWYEQVQRQGASSLNSGNVSLQLSDSFNLYELIEQYNMQID
- the SLC25A22 gene encoding mitochondrial glutamate carrier 1; protein product: MADKQISLPAKLINGGIAGLIGVTCVFPIDLAKTRLQNQQNGQRMYTSMSDCLIKTIRSEGYFGMYRGAAVNLTLVTPEKAIKLAANDFFRHHLSKDGKKLTLLREMLAGCGAGTCQVIVTTPMEMLKIQLQDAGRIAAQNKLMAAQAQLSSSSAAGAAEPVVEARPTATQITRELLRSKGIAGLYKGLGATLLRDVPFSIVYFPLFANLNKLGQKDPSVKAPFYVSFLSGCVAGSTAAVAVNPCDVIKTRLQSLQRGVNEDTYSGILDCTKKIWQKEGPTAFLKGAYCRALVIAPLFGIAQVVYFIGIAEFLLDMLPKHRA
- the IRF7 gene encoding interferon regulatory factor 7 isoform X3, coding for MAAAESEGDAQKLRFGPWLLKAIDSGLYPGLCWINPAQKVFRVPWKHNARKDVTSSDIEIFKAWAQASGRYEGSPEDPAKWKTNFRCALRSTHMFVTLEDNSKNSDDPHKVFAVTSAAPQHGQDTGFGVPVADAPPQQQPQQQPQLELNHHDVAPQIVPRGDVLHNEDALLQPGPGQGGCLPPTAFQEWGPAAEQPPLGAYGPSEHMLLGEQTIPGAVPLPCHTHPAEAEPAVPALSPGEELLFHPNASPAPPVDDTGIPPHLDVTIYYRGKTVHQEVVNDRQCLLTYQSLDPVVVLQPGQHVFFPSPEGLADSKQRQYTEELLLGVGLRLEQRAGKLFATRLKKCKVFWALSQQLDNGRPPPNLLCRDQETSIFDFHRFCTDLRDFRDNRRERSPDFTIFLCFGQCFSNCKPKESKLILVKLVPKFCEHWYEQVQRQGASSLNSGNVSLQLSDSFNLYELIEQYNMQID
- the IRF7 gene encoding interferon regulatory factor 7 isoform X1; the protein is MAAAESEGDAQKLRFGPWLLKAIDSGLYPGLCWINPAQKVFRVPWKHNARKDVTSSDIEIFKAWAQASGRYEGSPEDPAKWKTNFRCALRSTHMFVTLEDNSKNSDDPHKVFAVTSAAPQHGQDTGFGVPVADAPPQQQPQQQPQLELNHHDVAPQIVPRGSTTAPTTQSMTLEDLDTLQWVLQHCNISNTDPTPSPWPPAGDVLHNEDALLQPGPGQGGCLPPTAFQEWGPAAEQPPLGAYGPSEHMLLGEQTIPGAVPLPCHTHPAEAEPAVPALSPGEELLFHPNASPAPPVDDTGIPPHLDVTIYYRGKTVHQEVVNDRQCLLTYQSLDPVVVLQPGQHVFFPSPEGLADSKQRQYTEELLLGVGLRLEQRAGKLFATRLKKCKVFWALSQQLDNGRPPPNLLCRDQETSIFDFHRFCTDLRDFRDNRRERSPDFTIFLCFGQCFSNCKPKESKLILVKLVPKFCEHWYEQVQRQGASSLNSGNVSLQLSDSFNLYELIEQYNMQID
- the IRF7 gene encoding interferon regulatory factor 7 isoform X2, translating into MAAAESEGDAQKLRFGPWLLKAIDSGLYPGLCWINPAQKVFRVPWKHNARKDVTSSDIEIFKAWAQASGRYEGSPEDPAKWKTNFRCALRSTHMFVTLEDNSKNSDDPHKVFAVTSAAPQHGQDTGFGVPVADAPPQQQPQLELNHHDVAPQIVPRGSTTAPTTQSMTLEDLDTLQWVLQHCNISNTDPTPSPWPPAGDVLHNEDALLQPGPGQGGCLPPTAFQEWGPAAEQPPLGAYGPSEHMLLGEQTIPGAVPLPCHTHPAEAEPAVPALSPGEELLFHPNASPAPPVDDTGIPPHLDVTIYYRGKTVHQEVVNDRQCLLTYQSLDPVVVLQPGQHVFFPSPEGLADSKQRQYTEELLLGVGLRLEQRAGKLFATRLKKCKVFWALSQQLDNGRPPPNLLCRDQETSIFDFHRFCTDLRDFRDNRRERSPDFTIFLCFGQCFSNCKPKESKLILVKLVPKFCEHWYEQVQRQGASSLNSGNVSLQLSDSFNLYELIEQYNMQID